One Oryza glaberrima chromosome 11, OglaRS2, whole genome shotgun sequence genomic region harbors:
- the LOC127755754 gene encoding uncharacterized protein LOC127755754, which produces MDLNMEPQDDDDFADEMEYGDLNLDDGLDFNSEDLIDFNLEPHTEDANDDVILDAESDVNLEAEIEFNMEGGIDLNLEPPLEDVGGRRDVPNAKRKQIFNALLTKSKNGKLERHVTREVAELFNVHIRSVQRIWKQGKSYLDQGITVDVNVDNRRRNCGRKRVQVDLSVLDSIPLKERTTLQDLCARLHLSKYKVQNMIKEGLIRRHSNAIKSHLTDANKKARLQWCVSMLDPGSMPNNPMFKDMFDVVFIDEKWFYLTRKSESYYLRKNEVEPTRTCRSKNNIPKIMFLTAVSRPRFDANGYCTFDGKIGCFPLVTYEPAKRSSVNRPAGTMEMKPIASITKEVIRDFMINKILPAIRAKWPQEDMNKPIYIQQDNARPHLGPTDQLFHEASQQDGFDIQLICQPPNSPDLNILDLGFFRAIQSIQYKKVTKTPADLVKAVEEAFQDYPVHKSNRIFLTLQLVMKEIMRVQGGNNYRMPHMKKGTLERQGCLPLQIRCEPSVVETAMSQI; this is translated from the exons ATGGATCTGAACATGGAGCCACAGGATGACGACGATTTTGCTGATGAGATGGAATACG GTGATTTAAACTTGGATGATGGACTTGATTTCAATTCAGAAGATTTGATTGATTTCAACTTGGAACCACACACAGAAGATGCTAATG ATGATGTCATTCTGGATGCTGAATCTGATGTCAATTTGGAAGCTGAGATTGAGTTTAACATGGAAGGTGGGATTGATTTGAACTTGGAACCACCCTTGGAAGATGTTGGTG gcagGAGAGATGTGCCAAATGCAAAAcgaaaacaaatatttaatgctttattaACAAAAAGCAAAAATGGAAAACTAGAGCGCCATGTGACGAGGGAGGTTGCTGAGTTATTCAATGTTCACATTCGATCTGTTCAGCGCATTTGGAAGCAAGGTAAAAGTTATCTTGATCAAGGCATTACGGTTGATGTCAATGTTGATAATAGAAGACGCAATTGCGGCCGTAAGCGAGTTCAAGTAGATTTATCTGTGCTAGATAGCATTCCTTTAAAGGAACGAACAACGCTTCAAGATCTTTGTGCTCGGTTACATTTGAGTAAATACAAGGTGCAAAATATGATAAAAGAAGGTCTCATTAGGCGTCATTCGAATGCTATAAAGTCACACTTGACAGATGCAAACAAGAAAGCTAGGTTGCAATGGTGTGTATCCATGCTTGATCCAGGTAGCATGCCAAATAACCCAATGTTTAAGGACATGTTTGATGTTGTTTTTATTGATGAAAAATGGTTCTATCTTACGAGGAAATCTGAGAGCTATTATTTGCGTAAAAATGAAGTAGAGCCTACACGTACGTGTAGAAGCAAGAACAACATCCCTAAAATCATGTTCTTAACTGCCGTTAGTCGTCCAAGATTTGATGCCAATGGATATTGCACTTTTGATGGAAAGATTGGGTGTTTTCCTCTAGTTACTTATGAACCCGCTAAAAGAAGTAGCGTTAACCGGCCAGCAGGGACAATGGAAATGAAACCTATCGCATCTATTACGAAGGAAGTTATTAGAGATTTCATGATCAACAAGATATTGCCTGCCATTCGAGCTAAGTGGCCACAAGAAGATATGAACAAACCTATCTATATTCAGCAAGACAATGCTCGTCCTCACCTTGGACCAACTGATCAATTGTTTCATGAAGCTTCTCAACAAGATGGATTTGATATTCAACTTATATGTCAACCGCCAAATTCACCGGATTTGAACATATTAGATTTGGGCTTTTTTCGTGCTATACAATCTATTCAGTATAAGAAAGTTACGAAAACACCAGCAGATCTAGTTAAAGCCGTTGAAGAG GCTTTCCAGGACTACCCGGTTCACAAGTCCAATAGAATTTTCTTGACACTTCAACTTGTTATGAAAGAGATAATGAGAGTACAAGGAGGAAACAACTACAGGATGCCACATATGAAGAAAGGGACCCTTGAAAGACAAGGTTGCCTTCCTTTGCAGATCAGGTGTGAGCCATCAGTGGTAGAAACCGCTATGTCTCAGATCTGA